The Vibrio navarrensis genome has a segment encoding these proteins:
- a CDS encoding VRR-NUC domain-containing protein, producing the protein MNPYEIERLAGKHVSMSGDKAKRKVREIELAECKALYQWAKRTVIDGLNIADYLTHIPNEGKRGPKARKDFIEMGGTSGYMDYVFDVARSRYHGLRIEMKTPAPYRSVISNAQSELGDKLCQQGYLVVFPKGCEEAKQIIINYMAGEL; encoded by the coding sequence ATGAACCCCTATGAAATCGAAAGGCTTGCGGGGAAGCATGTCTCTATGAGCGGTGATAAGGCTAAGCGAAAGGTCAGAGAAATCGAATTGGCCGAATGCAAAGCGCTGTATCAGTGGGCCAAGCGCACTGTCATCGACGGGCTGAATATCGCCGACTATCTCACTCACATTCCCAATGAAGGAAAGCGCGGGCCTAAAGCACGAAAGGATTTCATCGAAATGGGCGGGACATCTGGCTACATGGACTACGTCTTTGATGTGGCCAGAAGTCGCTATCACGGCTTGCGCATTGAAATGAAAACGCCTGCGCCTTATCGCTCTGTAATTTCAAATGCGCAAAGTGAGCTAGGTGACAAGTTGTGCCAGCAGGGTTACTTGGTGGTCTTTCCGAAAGGCTGTGAAGAAGCAAAACAAATAATAATCAACTATATGGCGGGTGAACTATGA
- a CDS encoding nuclease domain-containing protein: protein MTLVRSKKIMKSARGKACTLRLVGICNFDPETTVAAHVGLRRGMGIKAGDNMVVYACSACHAEIDRCGREAYAADKLRAVEETQESFVEEGILTFA from the coding sequence ATGACGCTCGTTCGCAGTAAAAAAATCATGAAGTCGGCTCGTGGTAAAGCATGCACTTTGCGCTTAGTCGGCATTTGTAATTTTGACCCAGAAACGACGGTGGCGGCGCATGTTGGCTTACGCCGTGGGATGGGCATTAAAGCAGGCGATAACATGGTGGTTTATGCATGTTCAGCCTGCCATGCAGAGATTGATCGCTGCGGTCGCGAAGCGTATGCAGCCGATAAGCTCCGAGCGGTAGAAGAGACTCAAGAAAGTTTTGTGGAAGAAGGGATACTGACGTTTGCATGA
- a CDS encoding DUF1367 family protein — protein MSLSLVRCKTGGLAPLSPEDDEVLRRYAIGEVIEFPKLPSKVRNPMFHRKYMALLKLGFDYWQPTGGAVCPNERHLLDNFVKFLVKHVGEEDVLLEFESAFLNQLTHKRTSYAVEKSFLSYRRWVVVEAGFFSIVTLPNGAIRKEPKSISFANMQEHEFQELYRASFNVVWNQIVRPGGYLRNEAEMENVINQMLGYV, from the coding sequence ATGAGCTTATCCCTTGTTCGCTGTAAAACAGGGGGGTTAGCCCCTCTGTCTCCTGAAGATGATGAGGTTTTACGTCGCTACGCCATCGGCGAAGTGATTGAGTTCCCCAAGCTGCCAAGCAAAGTGCGCAATCCAATGTTTCACCGCAAGTATATGGCACTGCTCAAACTTGGGTTTGACTATTGGCAACCCACTGGCGGGGCCGTGTGTCCGAACGAGCGTCATTTGCTGGATAACTTTGTGAAGTTCTTAGTGAAGCATGTTGGAGAGGAAGACGTTTTGCTCGAGTTCGAATCGGCATTTCTCAACCAGCTCACACACAAGCGAACCTCTTACGCCGTTGAAAAGAGTTTTCTCTCTTACCGCCGTTGGGTTGTTGTGGAAGCGGGCTTTTTCAGCATTGTGACGCTACCTAATGGCGCAATCCGCAAAGAGCCTAAGTCAATCAGCTTTGCCAACATGCAGGAGCACGAGTTTCAGGAGCTGTATCGCGCTTCATTCAATGTGGTTTGGAATCAAATCGTTCGACCAGGTGGCTATCTAAGAAACGAAGCCGAAATGGAAAATGTCATTAACCAGATGCTGGGGTATGTATGA